In Streptococcus dysgalactiae subsp. dysgalactiae, the following are encoded in one genomic region:
- a CDS encoding YitT family protein gives MTVNQRLQLKNFCFIILGAAIYAFAFVYFYMANRIAANGLAGLTLVGKALFDVDPSLTGYLINLPLVLLGAKLFGKRAMAYTVTGIFSLYFFVWVFQQLPLVVDLDHDNLVVSLMAGIIGGLGGGLVFRNGGTIGGADIIAKLFEDKLGLQLNQALLGIDIFVMIVSLTYISLPQMMYALIASFMYGQIVRLVQQGGYTARGTLIISDQSETIARFIMEELGRGVTYLHGEGAYSGRGKKVIYVALGRTDIRELKAFLAQIDPNAFVSYFDVDEVNSPEFVATKSKYHKKKSRSNVSKR, from the coding sequence ATGACAGTTAATCAACGGTTACAGCTAAAGAATTTTTGCTTTATTATTTTAGGAGCAGCTATCTATGCATTTGCCTTTGTTTATTTTTACATGGCTAATCGGATTGCGGCTAATGGACTAGCTGGTTTAACGTTAGTTGGGAAGGCCCTGTTTGATGTCGACCCCTCTTTGACAGGATATCTGATAAATTTGCCTCTAGTGCTACTAGGCGCCAAACTTTTTGGGAAAAGAGCCATGGCTTACACAGTGACAGGCATTTTTTCGCTTTACTTTTTTGTTTGGGTCTTTCAGCAACTTCCTTTGGTAGTTGATTTGGATCATGATAATTTAGTGGTTTCGTTGATGGCTGGGATTATAGGAGGACTTGGTGGAGGACTTGTCTTTCGAAATGGTGGAACCATCGGTGGAGCAGATATTATTGCCAAATTATTTGAAGACAAATTAGGTTTACAACTGAATCAAGCCCTTTTGGGGATTGATATTTTTGTCATGATTGTTTCTTTAACCTATATTTCATTGCCTCAAATGATGTATGCTTTAATTGCTAGTTTTATGTATGGTCAGATTGTTCGTCTGGTACAACAAGGCGGTTATACTGCACGTGGCACCCTTATTATTTCAGATCAATCGGAGACAATTGCTCGGTTCATTATGGAGGAGTTAGGGAGGGGAGTCACTTACTTACATGGTGAAGGGGCCTATTCTGGTCGTGGTAAAAAAGTCATTTATGTGGCTTTGGGGCGAACAGATATTAGGGAGTTAAAAGCCTTTCTAGCTCAAATCGATCCGAATGCATTTGTTTCTTATTTTGATGTGGATGAAGTGAATAGCCCAGAGTTTGTTGCCACTAAGAGCAAATACCATAAAAAGAAAAGTCGAAGCAATGTTTCCAAACGGTAA
- a CDS encoding YitT family protein has product MIKKTTYKKKVKYVISRGAKKVGLLHALRSISREKYAEKISASLLYGILSSIAVNFFFQPGHVYSSGATGLAQVFSALSHRLLGYDFPIALAFYLINIPLLILAWYKIGHQFTIFTFITVSMSSFFIQIMPQVTLTTDPLINSIFGGLVMGMGIGTGFKSRISSGGTDIISLTLRKRTGKDVGSLSLMVNGAILTFAGILFGWQYALYSMVSIFVSSRVTDAIFTKQKKMQATIITSHPERVIQMIHKRLHRGVTSINDAEGTYKHEQKAVLITILTREEYTEFKWLMLKADPQAFVSVAENVRIIGRFVEED; this is encoded by the coding sequence ATGATTAAGAAAACAACTTATAAGAAAAAAGTAAAATATGTCATTAGTAGGGGAGCCAAGAAAGTTGGGCTACTCCACGCTCTAAGAAGTATTTCAAGAGAAAAGTATGCAGAGAAGATTTCCGCTTCTCTGCTTTATGGCATTCTCTCAAGTATTGCTGTGAATTTTTTCTTCCAACCAGGGCATGTTTATTCAAGTGGAGCAACTGGTCTAGCACAGGTTTTTTCAGCTCTTAGTCATCGACTTTTAGGCTATGACTTCCCGATTGCCCTTGCGTTTTACTTGATAAATATTCCTTTGCTTATTCTAGCTTGGTATAAAATTGGACATCAATTTACTATTTTTACCTTTATTACGGTTAGCATGAGCTCTTTCTTTATTCAAATCATGCCTCAAGTGACGCTGACGACTGATCCTCTTATCAATTCTATTTTTGGTGGTTTGGTCATGGGTATGGGAATTGGTACAGGTTTTAAATCACGGATTTCAAGTGGTGGAACTGATATTATTAGTTTGACTCTTAGAAAGCGAACTGGAAAAGATGTGGGAAGTTTGTCACTGATGGTAAATGGTGCCATTTTGACCTTTGCGGGCATCTTGTTTGGTTGGCAGTACGCCCTCTATTCTATGGTCTCTATCTTTGTATCGAGCCGTGTTACGGATGCCATTTTTACCAAGCAAAAGAAAATGCAGGCAACCATCATCACAAGTCATCCAGAGCGTGTGATTCAAATGATTCACAAACGATTACATCGTGGCGTGACGAGTATTAATGATGCAGAGGGTACCTATAAGCATGAACAAAAAGCCGTCTTAATTACCATTTTGACACGAGAAGAATATACAGAATTTAAATGGTTGATGTTAAAAGCAGACCCTCAAGCCTTTGTTTCAGTTGCTGAAAACGTGAGGATTATCGGTCGATTTGTTGAAGAAGATTAA
- the aspS gene encoding aspartate--tRNA ligase, whose amino-acid sequence MKRSMYAGRVREEHIGTTITLKGWVGRRRDLGGLIFIDLRDREGVMQLVINPEDVSSDVMATAERLRSEYVIEVEGLVEARQQANDKLATGMVELKVFALTILNTAKTTPFEIKDDVEVSDDTRLRYRYLDLRRPEMLENFKLRAKVTHSIRNYLDDLEFIDVETPMLTKSTPEGARDYLVPSRVSQGHFYALPQSPQITKQLLMNAGFDRYYQIVKCFRDEDLRGDRQPEFTQVDLETSFLSEQEIQDIVEGMIAKVMKETKGIDVTLPFPRMSYDVAMNSYGSDKPDTRFEMLLQDLTATVKGIDFKVFSEATAVKAIVVKGNADRYSRKDIDKLTEFAKQFGAKGLAWVKVTDGQLAGPVAKFLTAIETELSSQLKLAENDLVLFVADTLEVANNTLGALRNRIAKDLDMIDQSQFNFLWVVDWPMFEWSEEEGRYMSAHHPFTLPTPESAHELEGDLAKVQAIAYDIVLNGYELGGGSLRINQKEMQELMFKALGFTAEEANDQFGFLLEAMDYGFPPHGGLAIGLDRFVMLLAGKDNIREVIAFPKNNKASDPMTQAPSLVSEKQLEELTLQIESHD is encoded by the coding sequence ATGAAACGTAGCATGTATGCAGGGCGTGTTCGCGAAGAACACATTGGAACGACAATCACATTGAAAGGATGGGTAGGACGCCGACGTGACTTGGGTGGTCTCATCTTTATTGATTTGCGTGACCGTGAGGGTGTGATGCAATTAGTCATTAATCCTGAGGATGTGTCTAGTGATGTGATGGCAACTGCTGAACGTCTACGTAGTGAATATGTGATTGAAGTGGAAGGTCTTGTTGAAGCTCGACAACAAGCTAATGATAAGTTGGCGACAGGGATGGTTGAGCTAAAAGTATTTGCTTTGACCATTTTAAACACAGCTAAAACGACCCCTTTTGAAATTAAAGATGACGTTGAGGTAAGTGACGACACACGTTTACGTTACCGTTACTTAGATTTACGTCGTCCAGAAATGTTAGAAAACTTCAAGCTACGTGCAAAAGTGACTCATTCTATCCGTAATTACCTTGATGACCTTGAGTTTATTGATGTCGAAACACCTATGTTGACAAAATCAACTCCAGAAGGTGCGCGTGACTATCTGGTTCCAAGTCGTGTTAGCCAAGGGCATTTCTATGCTTTGCCACAAAGTCCGCAAATTACCAAACAATTATTGATGAATGCTGGCTTTGATCGCTATTATCAAATTGTGAAATGTTTCCGTGATGAAGATCTACGTGGTGATCGTCAACCTGAGTTTACACAAGTTGACTTGGAAACGTCATTCCTTTCTGAACAAGAAATTCAAGACATCGTTGAAGGCATGATTGCTAAAGTGATGAAAGAGACAAAAGGAATAGATGTAACCTTACCATTCCCACGCATGAGTTACGATGTAGCAATGAATAGCTACGGTTCTGATAAACCAGACACACGTTTTGAAATGCTTTTACAAGACTTGACAGCAACTGTCAAGGGAATTGACTTCAAGGTTTTCTCAGAAGCAACAGCTGTCAAGGCGATTGTGGTTAAGGGAAATGCAGATCGATACTCTCGTAAAGATATTGACAAACTAACTGAGTTTGCCAAACAATTTGGCGCTAAAGGCCTTGCCTGGGTTAAGGTGACAGATGGTCAATTGGCAGGCCCAGTAGCTAAATTCTTGACAGCTATTGAGACAGAGTTGTCAAGCCAATTAAAACTTGCTGAGAATGATTTGGTTTTATTTGTGGCGGATACTCTTGAGGTTGCTAATAATACGTTGGGGGCCCTTCGCAATCGTATTGCCAAGGACCTTGACATGATTGATCAGTCGCAGTTTAATTTCCTTTGGGTGGTTGATTGGCCAATGTTTGAGTGGTCAGAAGAAGAAGGGCGTTACATGTCAGCTCATCACCCATTTACTCTTCCAACGCCAGAATCAGCTCATGAGTTAGAGGGTGATTTGGCTAAGGTACAGGCCATTGCTTATGACATCGTATTAAATGGCTACGAGCTTGGTGGTGGTAGCCTTCGTATCAATCAAAAAGAGATGCAAGAGCTTATGTTCAAAGCTCTTGGGTTTACTGCAGAAGAAGCTAATGACCAATTTGGTTTCTTACTAGAAGCGATGGACTACGGCTTCCCACCACATGGTGGCTTGGCTATTGGTCTTGACCGTTTTGTCATGTTGCTTGCTGGAAAAGACAATATTCGAGAAGTTATTGCCTTCCCTAAAAATAACAAAGCCTCTGATCCAATGACGCAAGCACCTAGTCTTGTTTCTGAAAAACAATTAGAAGAACTCACTCTTCAAATAGAAAGTCATGATTAA
- the hisS gene encoding histidine--tRNA ligase, with translation MAFQKPKGTQDILPGDAAKWQYVESVARDTFSQYNYGEIRTPMFEHYEVISRSVGDATDIVTKEMYDFYDKGDRHITLRPEGTAPVVRSYVENKLFAPEVQKPVKLYYIGSMFRYERPQAGRLREFHQIGVECFGAANPATDVETIAMAYHLFEKLGIKDVTLHLNSLGSPESRAAYRQALIHYLTPMRDQLSKDSQRRLDENPLRVLDSKEKEDKLAVEKAPSILDYLDEESQAHFETVKAMLEALDIPYVIDTNMVRGLDYYNHTIFEFITSVEGSDLTICAGGRYDSLVGYFGGPETPGFGFGLGLERLLMIIEKQGLTLPIETEMDVYLAVLGDGANSKALELVQAIRHQGFTAERDYLGRKIKAQFKSADTFKAKLVITLGESEVEAGKAVIKNNHSRQELEVSFEDIMTNFANVSEQLLS, from the coding sequence ATGGCATTTCAAAAACCAAAAGGAACTCAGGATATTCTGCCTGGGGATGCTGCGAAATGGCAGTATGTGGAATCTGTTGCGCGTGATACGTTTAGCCAATATAATTATGGAGAAATTCGTACCCCTATGTTTGAACACTACGAGGTAATCTCGCGGTCTGTAGGTGATGCGACTGATATTGTGACGAAGGAAATGTACGATTTTTACGATAAAGGAGATCGTCACATTACCTTGCGACCAGAGGGTACAGCTCCAGTGGTGCGTTCTTATGTTGAAAATAAATTGTTTGCGCCAGAGGTCCAAAAACCTGTCAAACTTTATTATATCGGTTCCATGTTCCGCTACGAACGCCCTCAAGCTGGTCGTTTACGGGAATTTCACCAGATTGGGGTAGAATGTTTCGGTGCTGCTAATCCAGCAACAGATGTTGAAACCATTGCAATGGCCTATCACCTCTTTGAAAAATTGGGCATTAAGGATGTCACCCTTCACTTAAATAGTTTAGGAAGTCCCGAAAGTCGTGCTGCCTATCGTCAAGCCTTGATTCATTATTTGACACCAATGCGTGATCAATTATCTAAAGATAGTCAACGTCGCTTGGATGAAAACCCACTGCGCGTGCTTGATTCTAAAGAAAAAGAAGATAAACTAGCCGTTGAAAAGGCGCCTTCTATTTTGGATTATTTAGATGAGGAAAGTCAGGCGCATTTTGAGACAGTCAAAGCTATGCTTGAAGCACTTGACATTCCTTATGTGATTGACACCAATATGGTACGTGGCCTTGATTACTATAACCACACTATTTTTGAATTCATCACGTCTGTGGAAGGCTCTGACTTAACCATCTGTGCGGGTGGACGTTATGATAGTTTGGTAGGTTATTTTGGTGGGCCTGAGACTCCAGGATTTGGATTTGGTCTTGGTTTAGAACGTCTCTTGATGATTATTGAAAAGCAGGGCCTTACCTTGCCAATTGAGACAGAGATGGATGTTTACCTCGCTGTGCTAGGTGACGGTGCTAATAGCAAAGCCTTAGAATTGGTTCAAGCCATTCGCCATCAAGGGTTTACAGCTGAACGGGATTACCTTGGGCGTAAGATTAAAGCTCAGTTTAAATCAGCCGATACTTTTAAAGCAAAATTGGTAATTACTTTAGGAGAAAGTGAAGTTGAAGCAGGCAAAGCTGTGATTAAGAATAATCATAGCCGCCAAGAATTGGAAGTCAGTTTTGAAGATATTATGACCAACTTTGCGAACGTCTCAGAGCAATTATTGTCTTAA
- the rpmF gene encoding 50S ribosomal protein L32, producing MAVPARHTSKAKKNKRRTHYKLTAPSVQFDETTGDYSRSHRVSLKGYYKGRKIAKANEAK from the coding sequence ATGGCAGTTCCTGCACGTCACACGTCAAAAGCTAAAAAGAACAAACGTCGTACACACTACAAATTGACAGCTCCATCTGTACAATTCGACGAAACTACTGGAGATTACTCACGTTCTCACCGTGTATCCCTTAAAGGATACTACAAAGGACGTAAAATCGCTAAAGCTAACGAAGCTAAATAA
- the rpmG gene encoding 50S ribosomal protein L33, producing MRVNITLEHKESGERLYLTSKNKRNTPDRLQLKKYSPKLRKHVTFTEVK from the coding sequence ATGCGCGTAAATATTACACTTGAACACAAAGAATCTGGTGAACGCTTGTACCTTACTTCAAAAAACAAACGTAACACTCCAGACCGTCTTCAATTGAAAAAATACTCACCAAAATTACGTAAACACGTAACATTCACAGAAGTGAAATAA
- a CDS encoding DUF368 domain-containing protein, with amino-acid sequence MVSFISRVFKGMIIALGFILPGVSGGVLAAILGIYERMISFLAHIRDHFMENVLFFLPVGIGGILGIALFSYPVEFLLKHYQVVVLWGFAGAIVGTIPSLVSESTKHSKRDQVDIIWLVATFVVSGLGLYFLNDLVGTLPANFLTFILAGVLIALGVLVPGLSPSNLLLILGLYSPMLTGFKSLDLIGTFLPITIGGILAILAFSKAMDFALTHQHSRVYHFIIGIVLSSTILILIPNSNSSESISYVGAGLGTWVMAIILFVLGIWLGLWMSQLEEKYK; translated from the coding sequence ATGGTTTCGTTTATTTCTCGCGTCTTTAAGGGGATGATTATTGCGCTTGGGTTTATTTTACCTGGGGTATCAGGGGGAGTCTTAGCAGCAATTCTTGGTATCTACGAACGTATGATTTCGTTCTTAGCTCATATTCGCGATCATTTTATGGAAAATGTCCTTTTTTTCCTACCAGTTGGTATTGGGGGTATTCTAGGAATTGCTCTTTTTTCCTATCCTGTTGAATTTCTATTAAAACACTATCAAGTTGTGGTACTTTGGGGCTTTGCCGGTGCCATTGTTGGGACAATTCCAAGCCTTGTTTCTGAATCAACCAAACACTCAAAGCGTGATCAGGTCGATATCATCTGGTTAGTGGCTACTTTTGTCGTGTCTGGGCTTGGACTCTATTTTCTAAATGACCTTGTTGGCACTCTACCAGCTAATTTTCTAACGTTCATCTTAGCAGGAGTCTTGATTGCCTTGGGCGTTTTAGTTCCTGGGCTTAGCCCATCCAACCTGCTATTAATTTTAGGTTTGTATTCTCCTATGCTAACTGGCTTCAAATCGCTTGATTTAATAGGAACATTCTTACCTATTACTATCGGCGGCATTTTGGCCATCCTCGCCTTTTCAAAAGCTATGGATTTCGCCTTGACACACCAGCATTCACGGGTCTATCACTTTATTATCGGCATTGTTTTATCAAGTACGATTTTGATTTTAATTCCAAATAGTAATAGTAGTGAATCTATTTCATATGTAGGCGCTGGTTTAGGAACTTGGGTGATGGCTATTATTCTCTTTGTTTTAGGGATATGGCTAGGCCTTTGGATGAGTCAACTCGAAGAAAAATACAAATGA
- a CDS encoding thioredoxin family protein, with the protein MISEHCFKILGTGDAECKALGTNLLEACKALQLLVSIAYVREAETIVLYGNPASPALLLDDELVSSGQVLSVEEIKEIILVNV; encoded by the coding sequence ATTATTTCAGAACACTGTTTTAAAATTTTAGGAACAGGTGATGCTGAGTGTAAAGCTTTGGGAACTAATTTGCTTGAAGCTTGTAAAGCACTTCAGCTGTTAGTGTCTATTGCTTATGTTAGAGAGGCTGAAACCATTGTTTTATATGGAAATCCAGCTTCCCCAGCTCTTTTACTGGATGATGAATTGGTTTCCTCAGGACAGGTTCTTTCAGTTGAAGAGATAAAAGAAATCATCTTAGTGAATGTTTAA
- a CDS encoding NUDIX hydrolase: MEELLKHYQAKPLGEEKRYAVFLPLIAVNDEWHVLYEVRSQHISQPGEVAFPGGRVEGHESLQEAAIRETMEELNVDSSQIQIWGEIDYLVQSSRTIHCFVGQLLTDDWKSVQANEEVDRLFTVPLQQLLATEPVFYHLEASPLKTSDFPFDRIRHGKDYQFSQQYGSIPFYENLEETIWGMTAQFTHCFIEILKKST; encoded by the coding sequence ATGGAAGAGTTATTAAAACACTATCAAGCAAAACCACTAGGGGAAGAAAAGCGGTACGCTGTATTTTTACCTCTTATTGCCGTTAATGATGAATGGCATGTCTTATATGAAGTGCGAAGTCAACATATTTCTCAACCCGGTGAAGTAGCCTTCCCGGGAGGTAGAGTCGAAGGTCATGAAAGTCTCCAAGAAGCTGCTATTAGAGAAACAATGGAAGAATTAAATGTTGATTCCTCTCAGATTCAGATTTGGGGAGAAATTGATTATTTAGTGCAGTCATCTAGAACCATTCACTGTTTCGTTGGACAACTATTAACTGATGACTGGAAGAGTGTACAGGCTAATGAAGAGGTTGACAGGTTGTTTACGGTTCCTTTACAACAATTACTTGCTACCGAGCCAGTTTTTTATCATCTTGAAGCTAGTCCTCTCAAAACTTCAGATTTCCCTTTTGATCGTATTCGTCATGGGAAAGATTACCAATTTAGCCAGCAGTACGGTAGTATTCCATTTTATGAAAATTTGGAAGAAACCATTTGGGGAATGACTGCTCAGTTTACCCACTGTTTTATTGAGATTTTAAAAAAATCAACGTAG
- a CDS encoding PadR family transcriptional regulator codes for MYFPVSATLIEFLILAIVEKNDSYGYDISQTIKLVANIKESTLYPILKKLEKAGFLTTYSQEHQGRKRKYYAITSSGEVQLLFLKKEWQKYKLAIDGIIEGSLRHDKD; via the coding sequence ATGTATTTTCCAGTATCGGCTACCTTGATTGAATTTTTGATTTTAGCCATTGTCGAAAAAAATGATTCTTACGGCTATGACATTAGTCAAACCATTAAATTGGTCGCCAATATCAAAGAATCAACTCTCTATCCTATTCTTAAAAAATTGGAAAAGGCAGGTTTTTTGACAACTTACAGTCAAGAGCATCAAGGACGTAAACGCAAATATTATGCTATTACTTCTTCTGGAGAAGTACAGCTACTATTTCTAAAAAAAGAATGGCAAAAGTATAAACTTGCCATAGATGGGATTATTGAAGGGAGTTTGAGACATGACAAGGACTGA
- a CDS encoding DUF1700 domain-containing protein, producing MTRTEYLAELDKYLRKLPREDYHEAMDYYIEYFDEAGPDKENQVIEDLGSPKEAASEIIANVLGKHMASPEKTPEKRATIVGLTILALFAAPIALPVLLALILFIIACLMAGITVIVAAYVFGLVGVLVAGITLFESLTLLGSSLPAQAMGIGGALLSFGGSILIWIIATALLRFSGRAFVAFIKWISHKKGAQA from the coding sequence ATGACAAGGACTGAATATCTAGCTGAACTAGATAAATACTTGCGAAAATTACCTAGGGAAGACTACCATGAAGCTATGGATTATTACATTGAATATTTTGATGAAGCTGGTCCTGATAAAGAAAATCAAGTTATCGAGGATTTAGGAAGCCCCAAAGAGGCCGCTAGTGAAATCATCGCAAATGTTTTAGGAAAACACATGGCAAGTCCTGAAAAAACACCTGAAAAGCGAGCAACTATCGTCGGGCTAACTATTTTAGCACTCTTTGCTGCGCCTATCGCTTTACCAGTTTTATTGGCTTTAATTCTCTTTATTATTGCTTGCCTCATGGCTGGAATAACAGTCATCGTTGCTGCCTATGTTTTTGGCCTTGTTGGGGTACTTGTTGCAGGAATCACCCTCTTTGAAAGTTTGACTTTACTTGGTTCATCTCTTCCTGCTCAGGCTATGGGAATTGGTGGCGCCTTGCTGAGCTTTGGTGGTAGTATTCTCATTTGGATTATTGCCACTGCACTCCTGCGTTTTTCAGGACGTGCCTTCGTTGCCTTTATTAAATGGATTAGTCACAAGAAAGGAGCTCAAGCATGA
- a CDS encoding DUF4097 family beta strand repeat-containing protein: MKNISRKCFMTSVVCIVLGAILLGAGYATCGLQDIKHQTAPKKVIQTFDHVIALDIDTNFSTITVETGPVKKPTVTYYTHPKFIDPLEIKIENETLHISEKPRDVIITGGIELIGFGLNKSDRNHNYRTTTITLPKGTNLKEFKGSSMPQATISDLTIQDLEFSGGLTLLNTRIKKGKVFGTFDATDSLLANLELKADYSLSSLTNSSLENGTISLGHGQLTTKNTNLRSVTIQYLSPGGVEAEETSLENVIFTVTSEQENEETNDNGAIFTAHALTLKGNNTISGGNVAVDITLTDPKTTTYKTKTEDGKISLGSLLIPAKIDKGTTSDSITYTANTEKATGSLTVELNKGDIILK, from the coding sequence ATGAAAAATATCTCACGCAAATGTTTTATGACCAGTGTCGTGTGTATTGTTTTAGGAGCCATTCTTTTAGGAGCTGGTTATGCAACTTGCGGGCTTCAAGACATTAAACACCAAACAGCCCCTAAAAAGGTTATCCAAACATTTGATCACGTAATAGCTCTTGATATTGATACCAATTTTTCAACTATTACAGTAGAAACAGGGCCTGTCAAAAAACCAACAGTAACCTATTACACACATCCTAAATTTATTGATCCTTTAGAAATTAAAATAGAGAACGAGACACTTCATATTTCTGAAAAACCCAGAGATGTCATCATCACCGGAGGTATTGAACTGATTGGGTTTGGATTAAATAAAAGTGACCGAAACCACAACTATCGTACCACTACCATAACGCTTCCAAAAGGTACCAATCTTAAAGAGTTCAAAGGCTCAAGCATGCCCCAAGCCACTATATCGGATTTAACGATTCAAGACCTTGAATTCAGTGGTGGTCTGACACTTCTAAATACTAGAATAAAGAAAGGGAAGGTTTTTGGAACATTTGATGCTACTGATAGCTTATTAGCCAATCTTGAGTTGAAAGCCGACTATTCGTTGTCAAGCCTTACGAATTCTAGTTTAGAAAATGGGACGATTAGCTTAGGGCATGGACAATTAACCACAAAAAATACTAATCTTAGATCTGTCACCATCCAATATCTATCTCCTGGTGGGGTTGAAGCCGAAGAAACAAGCCTTGAAAATGTGATTTTCACTGTTACTAGTGAGCAAGAAAACGAGGAAACCAATGATAATGGTGCTATATTCACTGCTCATGCTCTTACCCTTAAAGGCAATAATACTATTAGTGGTGGTAATGTTGCTGTTGACATAACTTTGACCGATCCAAAGACGACCACCTATAAGACAAAAACCGAAGATGGTAAAATCTCACTTGGATCACTGCTTATTCCTGCGAAAATTGATAAAGGAACAACTTCAGATAGCATTACTTACACTGCTAATACTGAGAAAGCTACTGGAAGCTTGACAGTTGAACTCAACAAGGGAGATATTATTCTAAAATAG